From the Candidatus Reconcilbacillus cellulovorans genome, one window contains:
- a CDS encoding CsoR family transcriptional regulator, producing the protein MEAAHELEISEAERHCPANDGRKSHHSDKIKADLLARLNRIEGQIRGIKGMIEKDTYCDDVLNQIAAVQSALNGVGKQLLAAHMKSCVVERIRDGDLEVVEELLKTMSKLLKS; encoded by the coding sequence GTGGAAGCCGCGCATGAGCTCGAAATCAGCGAAGCAGAACGACATTGCCCGGCAAACGACGGACGGAAAAGTCATCATTCCGATAAAATCAAGGCGGACTTGCTCGCCCGTCTCAACCGGATCGAGGGACAAATTCGGGGAATAAAGGGGATGATTGAAAAAGATACTTATTGCGACGATGTCTTGAACCAGATTGCCGCGGTTCAGTCGGCGCTGAACGGCGTCGGGAAACAGCTGCTTGCGGCGCACATGAAAAGTTGCGTCGTGGAGCGCATTCGGGACGGAGATCTTGAAGTCGTCGAGGAACTGTTGAAAACCATGAGCAAACTTCTCAAATCATGA